The following are encoded in a window of Flavobacteriales bacterium genomic DNA:
- a CDS encoding YceI family protein: protein MNLRNILFAAASLPLLASAQERYSTRNGLISFFSETPVENIEAHNRKVSSVIDITTGAMQFAVVIKSFEFDKALMQEHFNENYMESNTFPKADFKGKVTGFGAEQLASPGEYKVTVDGDLTIHGVTRQVSHPGTITVNKDGTLKAVSDFVVKPEDHGIKIPGVVRKNIAEEIAVKVRMDYTKM from the coding sequence ATGAACCTCCGAAACATCCTCTTCGCCGCGGCATCGCTGCCACTGCTCGCTTCCGCCCAGGAGCGCTATTCCACGCGCAACGGGCTCATCAGCTTCTTCTCCGAAACGCCCGTGGAGAACATCGAGGCGCACAACCGAAAGGTGAGCAGCGTGATCGATATCACCACAGGTGCCATGCAGTTCGCCGTGGTCATCAAGTCCTTCGAGTTCGACAAGGCCCTGATGCAGGAGCACTTCAACGAGAACTACATGGAGAGCAACACCTTCCCGAAGGCCGACTTCAAGGGCAAGGTGACGGGCTTCGGCGCCGAGCAGCTGGCCTCCCCGGGCGAGTACAAGGTGACCGTTGACGGGGATCTGACCATCCACGGCGTCACGCGCCAGGTGAGCCATCCTGGCACGATCACGGTGAACAAGGACGGTACCCTTAAGGCCGTGAGCGACTTCGTCGTGAAGCCCGAGGACCACGGCATCAAGATCCCCGGTGTGGTGCGCAAGAACATCGCCGAGGAGATCGCCGTGAAGGTGCGCATGGACTACACCAAGATGTAG
- a CDS encoding response regulator transcription factor, whose product MRILIIEDEPAAVSRLRKLLVKCDPGVDVVADLPSVSAAVRWFKEHDAPDLAFFDVRLADGDSFEIFRRVDVPCPVVFTTAFDAHALEAFRVNALDYLLKPIQADDLGQALERAQRLRMVRDHQAMDLARPTTAAATPVRRFLIRYGEHFKVVEPDDIAYVHSLLKNTFLRTREGRDLPLDESLDKLEKQLDPSHFFRLNRQLIVNVHSIKELLAYSKSRVKVLLDPPYDDDAIVSSERSAAFKRWLAGG is encoded by the coding sequence ATGAGGATCCTGATCATCGAGGACGAACCGGCGGCCGTGAGCCGCCTGCGCAAACTGCTGGTGAAGTGCGACCCCGGCGTGGACGTGGTGGCCGATCTGCCCAGCGTCTCCGCAGCGGTGCGTTGGTTCAAGGAGCATGACGCACCCGACCTGGCCTTTTTCGATGTACGTCTGGCCGATGGCGACAGCTTCGAGATCTTCCGCCGTGTGGATGTGCCATGCCCGGTGGTGTTCACCACGGCCTTTGATGCGCATGCGCTGGAGGCCTTCCGTGTGAACGCGCTGGATTACCTGTTGAAGCCCATCCAGGCCGATGATCTGGGCCAGGCACTGGAGCGGGCACAGCGCCTTCGTATGGTGCGCGATCACCAGGCCATGGATCTGGCGCGGCCAACCACCGCTGCCGCCACCCCCGTGCGCCGATTCCTCATCCGCTATGGCGAGCACTTCAAAGTGGTGGAACCGGACGACATCGCGTACGTCCATTCCCTGCTCAAGAACACCTTCCTGCGCACCCGGGAAGGGCGCGACCTGCCGCTGGATGAAAGTCTGGATAAGTTGGAGAAGCAACTCGACCCCTCGCACTTCTTCCGGTTGAACCGCCAGTTGATCGTGAACGTGCACAGCATCAAGGAGCTTCTGGCCTACAGCAAGAGCCGCGTGAAGGTGTTGTTGGACCCGCCCTATGATGACGACGCCATCGTGAGCAGCGAGCGCAGTGCGGCGTTCAAACGCTGGCTCGCGGGCGGGTAG
- a CDS encoding histidine kinase: MRVTAWLGILLLAPSFAQFPQVRTQEVRMGQQRPAIHRIAQDALGLVWIGSDKGLLRTDGEQVEVMLRTDPASVTALAAADNGVVAALSDGRIVRCDGRSCEATPLGASLIDTPARGILYMPDGALLLGTYGAGLWILREGRILRVTEKDGLPDDHVNGLCLLDDGAVVAATDQGLALLRDDRVTQVYGEAEGAPDNLVLSVTTDGTRVWAGTDRHGPFRWDPRTDTHALHQPLETWGHGAVVAIAVQGGQLWLGTDREGLLLHEYSPSAGAGAPPLLRREPEATGHGVHDLFVDRDGAAWWCRGTERLHRADPRVLVIADHEGVDLRRITAITVDRQERIWFATQEGLFHHPAAFAEGHSMGRTAVRTDPRKPIVSLTAAEDGTVWAATFGDGVIAMSPDGRVRRHISRESGIDDDVLVARARGDTVWFGTLSGVLEWRDGRFHRHDLPGTGFVYDVLPLPRGEVLAATDGDGVVRYRDGAWQVVPSPHRTFYTLLRDGERRTWAAGPGTGLCEVMTDGVRCAGQDLVPFDGDLFALGRLGSMIAAFGSTGIAAFDPGANAWSDLGIMLGLGPLDAELNNACDDATGALWLASTSGLVRIRSTNQALTRGIPTVITAMLIGNESVGPVSHWTTPHDRNDITFHFTGLHYADPGALRFEVRLLGHDDRGFITRDRASAWSALPPGEYRFQVRAFIGEAPTVDNWAEVTWVVRPPWWRRPWVIVLAVLSIATLVTASVRAREKRLRERERMRREQVRFQLDALRSQVDPHFLFNSFNALVELIETDPGKAVEHVELLSVFFRNILQVRDRERITLAEEIALLRTYFALEQRRFGDTIAMELQVDDAARTKGIVPLTLQLLVENALKHNIIAGDRVFTIHVRATPSHVEVENPLVPRLSPPRSTGFGLESITKRYAALTTRPVEVVRSASDFLVRIPLLGPRP; encoded by the coding sequence ATGAGGGTCACGGCCTGGCTGGGCATCCTGCTGTTGGCGCCATCGTTCGCCCAGTTCCCGCAGGTGCGTACCCAGGAGGTGCGCATGGGCCAGCAGCGGCCCGCCATACACCGCATCGCGCAGGATGCCCTGGGTCTCGTATGGATCGGATCGGACAAGGGCCTGCTGCGTACCGATGGGGAACAGGTGGAGGTGATGTTGCGTACGGATCCAGCCTCGGTCACCGCACTGGCCGCGGCCGACAATGGCGTGGTGGCCGCGTTGTCCGACGGCCGCATCGTGCGCTGCGATGGAAGAAGCTGCGAGGCCACACCGCTGGGGGCTTCCCTGATCGATACACCCGCCAGGGGAATCCTGTACATGCCGGACGGCGCATTGCTCCTGGGTACCTATGGGGCAGGACTGTGGATCCTGCGTGAAGGCCGCATCCTGCGTGTGACCGAGAAGGATGGTCTGCCCGATGACCACGTGAACGGCCTGTGCCTGCTTGATGATGGCGCTGTGGTGGCCGCCACCGACCAGGGTCTGGCCCTGTTGCGCGACGACCGGGTGACGCAGGTGTACGGCGAGGCGGAGGGCGCTCCGGACAACCTGGTGCTTTCGGTGACCACCGATGGAACACGGGTATGGGCCGGCACCGATCGCCACGGGCCCTTTCGCTGGGACCCGCGCACCGATACCCATGCCCTGCACCAGCCGTTGGAGACCTGGGGCCATGGAGCGGTGGTGGCCATCGCCGTGCAGGGCGGCCAGTTGTGGCTTGGTACGGACCGCGAGGGTCTGCTCCTTCATGAATACTCGCCATCGGCAGGTGCTGGTGCACCACCCCTGTTGCGGCGTGAACCGGAAGCCACCGGCCACGGTGTGCACGACCTTTTCGTGGATCGCGATGGGGCCGCGTGGTGGTGCCGTGGCACCGAACGCCTGCACCGCGCCGATCCCCGGGTGCTTGTGATCGCCGACCACGAAGGGGTGGACCTGCGGCGGATCACCGCCATCACGGTGGACAGGCAGGAGCGCATCTGGTTCGCCACGCAGGAAGGGCTGTTCCATCATCCTGCCGCTTTCGCCGAAGGACACAGCATGGGCAGAACAGCGGTCCGGACCGATCCGCGCAAGCCCATCGTATCGCTCACGGCCGCGGAGGATGGCACCGTATGGGCGGCGACCTTCGGCGATGGTGTCATCGCGATGTCCCCGGATGGGCGCGTCCGGCGACATATTTCGCGCGAAAGTGGCATCGATGATGACGTGCTTGTGGCACGCGCCCGGGGCGACACCGTCTGGTTCGGCACCCTGAGCGGTGTGCTGGAATGGCGCGATGGCCGCTTCCATCGGCATGATCTGCCCGGCACCGGATTCGTGTACGATGTGCTCCCGCTACCCCGTGGCGAGGTGCTCGCCGCCACCGACGGCGATGGCGTGGTGCGGTACCGGGATGGAGCATGGCAGGTGGTCCCTTCGCCGCACCGCACCTTCTACACCCTGCTGCGCGACGGGGAAAGACGTACCTGGGCCGCTGGTCCGGGCACCGGCCTGTGTGAGGTGATGACCGACGGTGTTCGCTGTGCAGGCCAGGACCTCGTTCCATTCGATGGTGACCTCTTCGCGCTGGGTCGCCTCGGAAGCATGATCGCCGCTTTCGGCAGCACCGGCATCGCCGCGTTCGACCCAGGAGCCAACGCATGGTCGGACCTGGGCATCATGCTCGGCCTGGGTCCCTTGGACGCCGAGTTGAACAATGCCTGTGATGATGCCACCGGCGCGCTATGGCTGGCCAGCACCAGTGGACTCGTGCGTATCAGGTCCACGAACCAGGCACTGACACGTGGCATACCCACGGTCATCACCGCCATGCTCATCGGCAACGAATCCGTGGGACCTGTCAGCCATTGGACCACCCCGCACGACCGCAATGACATCACCTTCCACTTCACCGGACTGCACTACGCCGATCCCGGTGCATTGCGGTTCGAGGTGCGGCTGCTGGGGCATGATGACCGCGGTTTCATCACGCGGGACCGCGCCTCGGCCTGGTCCGCGCTTCCTCCCGGTGAATATCGTTTCCAGGTAAGGGCCTTCATCGGAGAGGCGCCAACGGTGGACAATTGGGCCGAGGTGACCTGGGTGGTGCGGCCGCCCTGGTGGCGCCGGCCATGGGTGATCGTTCTGGCCGTGCTGTCCATCGCCACGCTGGTGACCGCATCGGTGCGTGCGCGTGAGAAACGCCTGCGCGAACGCGAGCGCATGCGGCGCGAGCAGGTGCGCTTCCAACTCGATGCGCTGCGCAGCCAGGTGGACCCGCACTTCCTCTTCAACAGCTTCAACGCCCTGGTTGAACTGATCGAGACCGATCCCGGCAAGGCCGTGGAGCATGTGGAGCTGCTCAGCGTCTTCTTCCGCAACATCCTGCAGGTGCGCGACCGGGAGCGCATCACCCTGGCCGAGGAGATCGCACTGCTGCGCACCTATTTCGCCTTGGAGCAGCGCCGCTTCGGTGATACCATCGCCATGGAGTTGCAGGTGGATGATGCCGCGAGAACGAAGGGGATCGTGCCGCTGACGCTCCAACTGCTGGTGGAGAACGCCCTGAAGCACAACATCATCGCCGGTGACAGGGTATTCACCATCCACGTGCGCGCCACACCGTCGCATGTGGAGGTGGAGAACCCGCTGGTCCCGCGCCTGTCCCCGCCACGCTCCACAGGCTTCGGCTTGGAGAGCATCACCAAGCGCTACGCGGCGCTCACCACCCGCCCGGTGGAAGTGGTGCGCAGCGCCAGCGATTTCCTGGTGCGGATACCTTTGCTTGGACCGCGGCCATGA
- a CDS encoding response regulator, producing MKTILLIEDDQDMRENTAEILELANYKVLRAENGRRGVELARKHNPDLVLCDIMMPELDGYGVLHLLSRDPATAETPFVFLSAKAERGDVRKGMDLGADDYITKPFEESELLNAIEGRLKRSGTFRKGFDHTAEGLHDFLDTARGVAALHEISKDRKTRQVDRKETIYHEGDELRSVFFIQKGKVRTFKINHDGKELVTGLLGAGDFLGHMAVLEGGRSNESAEALEPCELAVIPREELLALLYKDRDVSIRFIKMLSREVKESEQRLLELAYASVRQRVAQALLRLHQRYAGQDDPGLGVRISREDLATIVGTATESLIRTLGDLKDEGLINIQGRDIRIADQRRLELLANR from the coding sequence ATGAAGACCATCCTGTTGATCGAGGATGACCAGGACATGCGCGAGAACACCGCGGAGATCCTGGAACTGGCCAACTACAAGGTGCTGCGGGCCGAGAACGGCCGCCGTGGCGTGGAACTGGCCCGCAAACACAACCCCGACCTGGTGTTGTGCGACATCATGATGCCCGAACTCGACGGCTACGGCGTGCTGCACCTCCTCTCGCGCGACCCCGCCACGGCCGAGACGCCCTTCGTCTTCCTCAGCGCCAAGGCCGAGCGCGGCGATGTGCGCAAAGGCATGGACCTCGGCGCGGACGACTACATCACCAAACCCTTCGAGGAAAGCGAATTGCTCAACGCCATCGAAGGGCGCTTGAAGCGCAGCGGCACCTTCCGCAAGGGCTTCGACCATACCGCCGAGGGACTCCATGATTTCCTCGACACCGCACGCGGCGTGGCCGCCCTGCACGAGATCTCCAAGGACCGCAAGACCCGGCAGGTGGACCGCAAGGAGACCATCTACCACGAAGGCGACGAACTGCGTTCGGTCTTCTTCATCCAAAAAGGCAAGGTGCGCACCTTCAAGATCAACCACGACGGCAAGGAACTGGTGACCGGCCTGCTCGGTGCCGGCGATTTCCTGGGCCACATGGCCGTGCTGGAAGGCGGCCGCAGCAACGAGAGCGCCGAGGCCCTTGAACCCTGTGAGCTGGCCGTGATCCCCCGCGAGGAATTGCTGGCCCTGCTCTACAAGGACCGCGATGTGAGCATCCGCTTCATCAAGATGCTGAGCCGTGAGGTGAAGGAAAGTGAGCAAAGGCTGTTGGAACTGGCCTATGCCAGTGTACGCCAGCGCGTGGCACAGGCCCTTCTGCGCTTGCACCAGCGGTACGCCGGCCAGGACGATCCCGGGCTGGGTGTGCGCATCAGCCGGGAGGACCTCGCCACCATCGTGGGCACGGCCACCGAATCGCTCATACGCACCTTGGGCGACCTGAAGGACGAGGGCCTCATCAACATCCAGGGACGCGATATCCGCATCGCCGACCAGCGCCGGCTCGAACTTCTGGCCAACAGATGA
- a CDS encoding site-2 protease family protein, producing the protein MAATPAQAPTLRGSAALFTFRGIRVYVHWSFLLLPGYITWVGLSGGLAPRDILVMIGLVLMVFACVVLHEFGHALTAQGFGIRTRDITLLPIGGMASLERMPEEPRKEFWITVAGPAVNLVIALLAWLALALFFPGYAVPEDPEELMRPRHVAGVLLVLLFMNQWLFLFNLIPAFPMDGGRILRSLLGMFLPRDRATRIAAGLGRLLAIGFVLVAFMMRHPFLALIGVFIFFAAGAESRMVRQQTALRGVPVRDVMRTRFWAMSATATVDQAVRELLAGGDSDLLVMDGERCLGVLTRRDLIQALSEDRRHVPLGDLSPAAVQAASPDEPAHEACTKLLTGQHRCVPVEQDGRVVGVLEPENLAEYLLVREAVSAQA; encoded by the coding sequence ATGGCCGCCACCCCGGCACAGGCGCCCACCCTGCGCGGCTCGGCCGCCCTGTTCACTTTCCGGGGTATCCGGGTCTATGTCCACTGGAGCTTCCTCCTTCTGCCCGGCTACATCACCTGGGTGGGCCTGAGCGGCGGTCTGGCACCACGCGACATCCTGGTCATGATCGGCCTGGTGCTCATGGTCTTCGCCTGCGTGGTGCTGCATGAATTCGGACACGCCCTGACCGCGCAAGGCTTCGGCATCCGCACCCGCGACATCACCCTGTTGCCCATTGGCGGCATGGCCAGCCTGGAACGCATGCCTGAGGAACCCCGCAAGGAGTTCTGGATCACCGTGGCGGGCCCTGCGGTGAACCTGGTGATCGCCCTGCTCGCCTGGTTGGCGCTGGCCCTGTTCTTCCCCGGCTACGCGGTACCGGAGGACCCCGAGGAGTTGATGCGCCCGCGCCATGTGGCCGGCGTGCTGCTGGTGCTGCTCTTCATGAACCAGTGGCTCTTCCTCTTCAACCTCATCCCGGCCTTCCCCATGGACGGTGGCCGCATCCTGCGCTCGCTATTGGGCATGTTCCTGCCCCGCGACCGCGCCACCCGAATCGCGGCCGGGCTGGGCCGCCTGCTGGCGATCGGCTTCGTCCTCGTCGCTTTCATGATGCGGCACCCCTTCCTGGCGCTCATCGGTGTGTTCATCTTCTTCGCCGCCGGGGCCGAATCGCGCATGGTACGCCAGCAGACGGCCCTGCGCGGGGTGCCCGTGCGCGATGTGATGCGCACCCGCTTCTGGGCCATGTCCGCCACGGCCACCGTGGACCAGGCCGTGCGTGAGCTGCTCGCCGGAGGCGACAGCGACCTGCTGGTGATGGATGGCGAGCGTTGCCTGGGCGTGCTCACCCGGCGCGACCTGATCCAAGCCCTGAGCGAGGACCGCAGGCATGTGCCCTTGGGTGATCTGTCCCCTGCCGCTGTACAGGCCGCATCGCCGGACGAACCGGCGCACGAAGCCTGCACCAAACTGCTCACCGGCCAGCACCGATGCGTACCCGTGGAGCAGGACGGACGCGTGGTGGGCGTACTGGAGCCGGAGAACCTGGCGGAATACCTGCTGGTGCGCGAGGCCGTATCGGCCCAAGCCTGA
- a CDS encoding universal stress protein, producing MAHVLIPTDFSTNSLNAALYAIQLHGAEGNVFTVLNAYMLPRGAASTMWSIDDLLAKEAREGVDAFVEKLKGEHPEAAKAEIRTACEHGDLPLVVSRFAQDEDAPKLVVMGTQGASGLKEVLMGSNTADVIKHGGLPVLAVPQDARYRTPRRIVLAEDGGPVDKTTLKVLLDIARWSQAEVMIVRVVEREDDAADPGPAALYDEVMGAIPHSHHFISGENVNTALHDMADQSDADLVVVTHRQRGLFEQLFHRSTSTKLAMHTHIPMLVLQQASH from the coding sequence ATGGCACATGTGCTCATCCCCACGGACTTCAGCACCAATTCGCTGAACGCCGCCCTGTACGCCATCCAACTCCATGGCGCGGAAGGCAACGTCTTCACCGTGCTCAATGCGTACATGCTGCCACGTGGCGCGGCCAGCACCATGTGGAGCATCGATGACCTGCTGGCCAAGGAAGCCCGTGAAGGTGTCGACGCCTTCGTGGAGAAGCTCAAGGGAGAGCACCCCGAAGCCGCCAAGGCCGAGATACGCACCGCCTGCGAACATGGCGACCTGCCCTTGGTGGTATCGCGCTTCGCCCAGGACGAGGACGCCCCTAAACTGGTGGTGATGGGTACCCAGGGCGCCAGCGGTCTCAAGGAGGTGCTCATGGGCAGCAACACCGCCGATGTGATCAAGCATGGGGGGCTGCCCGTGCTGGCCGTGCCCCAGGACGCACGTTACCGCACCCCACGCCGCATCGTGCTGGCCGAGGATGGTGGCCCCGTGGACAAGACCACCTTGAAGGTGCTGCTGGACATCGCCCGCTGGTCGCAGGCCGAAGTGATGATCGTGCGGGTGGTGGAACGCGAGGATGATGCCGCCGATCCCGGGCCCGCCGCTCTTTACGATGAGGTCATGGGCGCCATTCCGCACAGCCACCACTTCATCAGTGGCGAGAATGTGAACACCGCCCTGCACGACATGGCCGACCAGAGCGATGCCGACCTGGTGGTGGTGACCCACCGGCAGCGCGGTCTCTTCGAGCAACTCTTCCACCGCAGCACCTCCACCAAACTGGCCATGCACACGCACATCCCCATGCTGGTGCTGCAGCAGGCCTCGCACTGA